One Oryza brachyantha chromosome 3, ObraRS2, whole genome shotgun sequence DNA segment encodes these proteins:
- the LOC102705510 gene encoding probable cytokinin riboside 5'-monophosphate phosphoribohydrolase LOGL3, with translation MRQQQQQQQASRFKRTCVFCGSSQGNKTTYRDAAVDLAKELVARGIDLVYGGGSIGLMGLVSQAVYDGGRHVIGVIPKTLMTPEIVGETVGEVRPVSDMHQRKAEMARQSDAFIALPGGYGTLEELLEVITWAQLGIHHKPVGLLNVDGYYNSLLTFIDQAVEEGFISPSARRIIVSAPTAQELMDKLEEYVPYHDRVASGLNWEADHLGF, from the exons atgaggcagcagcagcagcagcagcaggcgagCAGGTTCAAGAGGACTTGCGTCTTCTGCGGCAGCAGCCAGGGGAACAAGACCACCtaccgcgacgccgccgtcgacctcgCCAAGGAGCTG GTGGCGAGGGGCATTGACCTTGtgtacggcggcggcagcattGGCCTCATGGGGCTCGTCTCCCAGGCCGTCTACGACGGTGGCAGACATGTCATCGG GGTCATTCCCAAGACTCTCATGACCCCCGAG ATAGTCGGAGAGACAGTAGGGGAGGTGAGGCCAGTGTCCGACATGCACCAGAGGAAGGCTGAGATGGCGAGGCAGTCTGATGCATTCATAGCCCTGCCCG GTGGATACGGAACACTGGAAGAGCTGCTTGAAGTGATCACTTGGGCGCAACTTGGCATCCACCATAAGCcg GTTGGGCTGCTGAACGTCGATGGGTACTACAACTCCCTGCTCACATTCATCGACCAAGCCGTGGAGGAAGGCTTCATCAGCCCGAGCGCTCGCCGCATCATCGTGTCTGCTCCAACGGCACAGGAACTCATGGACAAGCTCGAG GAGTACGTCCCTTACCATGATAGGGTTGCATCTGGGCTGAACTGGGAGGCAGATCATCTAGGGTTCTAA